The Pseudalkalibacillus hwajinpoensis DNA window GTTGTTAGGCGTGTTTTTACTATTCTTTTGATTTGCATTTGGGTTGTTTCGATTGTTTTTATTTTCCATACTGTTTTTGTCGCTTCCCTTTTTGGATTGTTTCGAATTGTTAGCAAGCTTACTCATTGTCTGATCATCAATCACAGACATATGATTTGAAACCGTAATATTCATGCTTTTTAACTTTTCGATAACATCCTTACTAGTTGTATTATGTTCTTTTGCATATTCATAAATCCGCATCTTACTCATACGATTCACCCCCGAATTATTGATCGAGAATCGCAAAAAGTTTCTTTGCAAAGCCTGCATCAGTCACCGCTATGGTTACGCGCTGCATTTTGCCAATCGCGTGTCCAAGTTCATAACGATCTGAGACAATACATAATGGAACTTTATAAGTAGTTGCTTTATCGGTAACTTTCTTTCTTGTATTATCGGATGCGTCGTTTGCTAACAAAACGAGTTTGGCATTCTTTCTCTGGATTTCTTTTACAACAAGTTCTTCTCCAGAGACGACCTTGCCAGCACGCTGAGCAAGTCCCAGAAATGATTCCCAATTCTTACTCATGATCGCGACTCTTCAAGATAAGTATAAATCTCATCTGTCACTTCTGCTTTTAGGTGAGCAGAAAGAGCATTTCTTTTCTTAGCAAGCTTGAAACATTCTTCATTGTTGCAAAGATAAGCACCCCGTCCATTCTGTTTACCCGTTAGGTCAATTGATATAACCCCTTCAGGTGAGCGAACGACGCGAACGAGCTCCTTTTTTGGTTTCATTTCCTGGCAGGCGACACATTTCCGCATAGGAATTTTACGTTTTTGCACGGTGGACACCTCTCCTGATCGTTCAGTTGCTAGTCTAACTCAGACTCTTCAGAATCATCATCGTCAAATAACGGTGCTTCACCCGGGCTATAAATGCCCAGCTCTTCCGCTTCAGATTGACTCTTAATATCAATTTTCCATCCTGTAAGCTTCGCTGCAAGTCGTGCGTTTTGTCCGCGTTTACCAATCGCAAGCGAGAGCTGGTAATCAGGTACAATGACCTGTGTCATTTTTTGTTCTTCATTCACATTTACTTTAAGTACTTTGGATGGACTAAGCGCATTTGCGACATATTCAACAATATCCTCTGACCAACGAACGATGTCAATTTTCTCACCCTTAAGTTCGTTAACAATCGCCTGGACACGCTGCCCACGTTGACCGACACATGAGCCAACCGGATCAATTTCCGGATCTTCCGCATGAACGGCAATTTTAGAACGATCGCCCGCTTCACGTGAAATTGACTTTACTTCAACCGTGCCGTCAAAAATTTCAGGCACTTCAAGTTCAAATAAACGCTTAAGAAGACCAGGATGAGTTCGTGATACCATCACCTGTGGTCCTTTGGTTGTTTTTTCAACTTTTGTTACATACACTTTAATCCGGTCATGTGAATGATATGTTTCGTTAGGCATTTGCTCGCCTGCTGGGAGAAGAGCTTCAATTCTTCCAAGGTCAACGTAAATAAAACGATGATCCTGACGCTGAACAATCCCTGTCATGATATCATCTTCACGATCGATGAACTCACTGAAAATAATGCCGCGCTCTGCTTCACGTACGCGCTGAGTAACAACCTGTTTCGCTGTTTGAGCAGCAATGCGGCCGAAATTACGAGGCGTTACTTCAATTTCAACAATATCTTCTAGTTCATACTGAGGATCAATATCTTTTGCGTCTTCAAGCGAAATCTCAAGACGAGAATCTTCTACTTCTTCAACAACGTCTTTACGAGCAAAGACCCGAATAGACCCGGTATCCTGGTTGAAATCGACCCTAACATTCTGTGCCTGGTGAAAGTTACGCTTGTACGCAGAAATAAGCGCCGCTTCGATCGCTTCCACGATAATATCCTTGCTGATACCCTTTTCCTTCTCAAGAACGGTCAGCGCATCTAATAAATCACTACTCTTCATTTTTCATACTCCCCTTTAACTAAAAAACAACCGCAAGCCTTGCGCTTGCCACTTTTTCATAAGGTAATTCGACCTTTTTAATTCTGGTTTTAACTTTCTGCTCGATGACAACCGTTTCTCCGTTGAAGTCCGAAAGCATGCCTTCAAAGCTTTTTTCGCCGTTAATGGGTTCATAGGTTGTCATATAGACTTGCTTGCCCACCGCTTTTTCAAAATCAGTACGTTTCTTTAGTGGGCGCTCTGCACCTGGTGAGGATACTTCAAGGAAGTAAGGTTGCGTTATTGGATCATGTTTATCAAGCTGTTCGCTTAATTTTTCACTAATTGTACCGCACTCCTCAATATCTACGCCACGAGGAGAATCGATATAGACACGGAGAAACCAGTTCTTTCCTTCCTGCGTGAATTCTATATCTACGAGTTCCAGGTTCATTTCATCTACTATTGGTTTTACTAGTTCTTCTGTAACCGTAATTACGTTCTCAGTCATTGGTTGTCCTCCTTTCTGATCCTGTACAGCAGGGTCCCAATCGAAAACGAAAGAGTGGGATAGCCCCACTCTTCCGTCGCGTGTGTATTCACTAGTATTTCCACAATTACTATACCATACTCATATCACCAATTCAACAGAGAAGCGAATGCATCCCTTTAGAATAAGCTGAGCTGATTGGCATCTGGCAAACCTTCGAGACATCCATGATCGTCCAGATATTCGAGAACGGTCTTAGAGATTTTGCTTCGCTGTTGAAGGTCTTCCTTCGAAAGGAATTCGCCGCCTTCTTTTGCGCTAACGATGTTAAGCGCTGCGTTCGTTCCAACTCCTGGTAGAGAGTTAAATGGCGGGATGAGCGAATCGCCGTCCACTACAAACTCAGCTGCTTTTGAGCGATACAGATCTACCTTCTGCATACGAAGTCCACGCTCTGACATCTCAAGTGCAATTTCCATAACTG harbors:
- the nusA gene encoding transcription termination factor NusA produces the protein MKSSDLLDALTVLEKEKGISKDIIVEAIEAALISAYKRNFHQAQNVRVDFNQDTGSIRVFARKDVVEEVEDSRLEISLEDAKDIDPQYELEDIVEIEVTPRNFGRIAAQTAKQVVTQRVREAERGIIFSEFIDREDDIMTGIVQRQDHRFIYVDLGRIEALLPAGEQMPNETYHSHDRIKVYVTKVEKTTKGPQVMVSRTHPGLLKRLFELEVPEIFDGTVEVKSISREAGDRSKIAVHAEDPEIDPVGSCVGQRGQRVQAIVNELKGEKIDIVRWSEDIVEYVANALSPSKVLKVNVNEEQKMTQVIVPDYQLSLAIGKRGQNARLAAKLTGWKIDIKSQSEAEELGIYSPGEAPLFDDDDSEESELD
- the rnpM gene encoding RNase P modulator RnpM, whose amino-acid sequence is MQKRKIPMRKCVACQEMKPKKELVRVVRSPEGVISIDLTGKQNGRGAYLCNNEECFKLAKKRNALSAHLKAEVTDEIYTYLEESRS
- the rimP gene encoding ribosome maturation factor RimP; amino-acid sequence: MTENVITVTEELVKPIVDEMNLELVDIEFTQEGKNWFLRVYIDSPRGVDIEECGTISEKLSEQLDKHDPITQPYFLEVSSPGAERPLKKRTDFEKAVGKQVYMTTYEPINGEKSFEGMLSDFNGETVVIEQKVKTRIKKVELPYEKVASARLAVVF
- a CDS encoding YlxQ family RNA-binding protein, with product MSKNWESFLGLAQRAGKVVSGEELVVKEIQRKNAKLVLLANDASDNTRKKVTDKATTYKVPLCIVSDRYELGHAIGKMQRVTIAVTDAGFAKKLFAILDQ